A genomic stretch from Thauera sp. GDN1 includes:
- a CDS encoding branched-chain amino acid ABC transporter substrate-binding protein yields the protein MKRTVVAVALMSIGMTAAHAEMVVKLGGAAPLTGNQSHLGKDLENGSRLAIEEANAKGITIGGKKVKFELIGEDDQADPRTGTTVAQRLVDAGVKGVIGHLNSGTSIPASRIYDQAGIPQVSPASTNPKLTLQNFNGVFRTIANDVQQGAGLGKYATGALGAKRVAIIDDRTAYGQGLADETAKAVKGSGGEVVAREFTTDKATDFNAILTKIRATNPEVIFYGGMDAQAGPMLRQMKQLGITAKFLTGDGGCSPEMIKLAGDGMSSNAYCSMPGLPLEKMPGGADFRERYKKRFNADVQVYSPYAYDAAMAIITAMQKADSVEPAKYLAELKKSDFPGVIGNVSFDANGDIKEGAVTIYNFKDGAWVPL from the coding sequence ATGAAGAGAACCGTCGTCGCAGTCGCACTGATGAGCATCGGCATGACCGCCGCCCACGCGGAAATGGTCGTCAAGCTGGGCGGGGCCGCCCCGCTGACCGGCAACCAGTCCCACCTGGGCAAGGATCTCGAGAACGGCAGCCGCCTCGCCATCGAGGAGGCCAACGCCAAGGGCATCACCATCGGCGGCAAGAAGGTGAAGTTCGAGCTGATCGGCGAGGACGACCAGGCCGACCCGCGCACCGGCACCACGGTGGCGCAGCGTCTGGTCGATGCGGGCGTCAAGGGGGTGATCGGCCACCTCAACTCGGGCACCTCGATCCCGGCCTCGCGCATCTACGACCAGGCAGGCATTCCGCAGGTGTCGCCGGCGTCGACCAACCCCAAGCTGACCCTGCAGAACTTCAACGGCGTGTTCCGCACCATCGCCAATGACGTGCAGCAGGGCGCCGGCCTGGGCAAGTACGCCACCGGGGCGCTCGGCGCCAAGCGCGTCGCGATCATCGACGACCGCACCGCCTACGGCCAGGGCCTGGCCGACGAGACCGCGAAGGCGGTCAAGGGGTCCGGTGGCGAGGTCGTGGCACGCGAGTTCACCACCGACAAGGCCACCGACTTCAACGCCATCCTGACCAAGATCCGCGCCACCAACCCCGAGGTGATCTTCTACGGCGGCATGGACGCCCAGGCCGGCCCGATGCTGCGCCAGATGAAGCAGCTCGGCATCACCGCCAAGTTCCTCACCGGCGACGGCGGCTGCAGCCCGGAGATGATCAAGCTCGCCGGCGACGGCATGTCGTCGAACGCCTACTGCTCGATGCCCGGCCTGCCGCTCGAGAAGATGCCCGGCGGCGCCGACTTCCGCGAGCGCTACAAGAAGCGCTTCAACGCCGACGTGCAGGTGTATTCGCCCTACGCCTACGACGCCGCGATGGCGATCATCACCGCGATGCAGAAGGCCGATTCGGTCGAGCCGGCCAAGTACCTGGCCGAGCTCAAGAAGAGCGACTTCCCGGGCGTGATCGGCAACGTCTCCTTCGACGCCAACGGCGACATCAAGGAAGGCGCGGTGACGATCTACAACTTCAAGGATGGCGCCTGGGTCCCGCTCTGA
- a CDS encoding DUF429 domain-containing protein — protein sequence MRPLLFGVDFTSAPRRAKPITVARGHLQETRVVLDGFETCPDWPAFEALLARPGPWIGAFDFPFGLPREAVVDLGWPGDWASLVGHCARLGKPAFRAALDAYRESRPVGRRYAHRATDLPARSHSPLKLVNPPVGLMFLEGAPRLLAAGVHVPGMHEGDPQRIAVEAYPGLLARTISSVSYKSDDRRKQTAARRSARQRLVQALLDGITPARLGLQASPAQCLALVEDGSGDLLDATLALLQAAACATHGAPHYGLPLDMDPLEGWIAGCPTP from the coding sequence GATCACCGTCGCCCGCGGCCACCTGCAGGAGACACGCGTCGTGCTCGACGGCTTCGAGACCTGCCCGGACTGGCCGGCGTTCGAGGCCCTGCTCGCCCGTCCCGGCCCGTGGATCGGCGCCTTCGACTTCCCCTTCGGCCTTCCCCGCGAGGCGGTCGTCGACCTCGGCTGGCCAGGGGACTGGGCCAGCCTTGTCGGTCACTGCGCGCGGCTCGGCAAACCCGCCTTCCGCGCCGCGCTCGACGCCTATCGCGAATCTCGCCCGGTCGGCCGCCGCTACGCCCACCGCGCCACCGACCTGCCGGCGCGCTCGCACAGTCCGCTGAAGCTGGTCAACCCGCCGGTCGGGCTGATGTTCCTGGAAGGCGCGCCACGCCTGCTCGCCGCCGGCGTGCATGTGCCCGGGATGCATGAGGGCGATCCGCAGCGCATCGCCGTCGAGGCCTATCCCGGCCTGCTCGCGCGCACGATCAGCAGCGTGTCGTACAAGAGCGACGATCGCCGCAAGCAGACCGCGGCGCGACGGAGCGCGCGCCAGCGCCTGGTCCAGGCGCTGCTCGACGGCATCACCCCGGCGCGACTGGGCCTGCAGGCAAGCCCGGCGCAATGCCTGGCACTGGTCGAGGATGGAAGCGGCGATCTGCTCGACGCGACCCTCGCCCTGTTGCAGGCCGCGGCGTGCGCCACGCATGGCGCGCCGCACTACGGGCTGCCGCTCGACATGGATCCGCTCGAGGGCTGGATCGCCGGCTGCCCCACGCCCTGA